A DNA window from Pogona vitticeps strain Pit_001003342236 chromosome 2, PviZW2.1, whole genome shotgun sequence contains the following coding sequences:
- the LOC110088034 gene encoding uncharacterized protein LOC110088034 isoform X1, with product MEQYVLLDPRQRALYRDVMQESYETLMALGRNTFPFKFPLSKPELLSHLEQRDEATAFDLQHPRGSPPAVPESKEEVNPVQEDPTGAQPVAEASESLTDMPQSNEVQGESPQIPPSPPSPLNPNACLECGRTFSHKSALAKHQKIHTGEKPYECEECGKSFIQRSDLTIHQRTHTGERPYLCPDCGKSFAVSSTLLTHQRIHAPGGEKPNRCPECRKCFSNATALERHRKSHTGEKPHKCLDCGKSFAWSSHLERHRRIHTGEKPYKCHECGRAFAWSSHLDRHMRTHAVSALPEEAPPSRCLDCGKRVNHITHPHRFKHKSTQTPLEYEDVEVTEETTEVEAERPYPCTMCRKGFSQSSNLLRHHQRMHTGEKLYPCSDCGQRFNWGSALLKHQRTHSKGKPYSCGEYAQVSEDATSSGRRQIIPVSTKKPHQGSDCNRSFTWHSHLEGHQGIHTGEKTYKCGQHGRGFTASKPLERHRRLHTRGRLHGCEECGKTFSSGSVVAAHRHHRNTKAKPHQCPECGKGFSAAAVLERHHRLHRGEKPYQCEVCGKGFAWSSHFDRHRRSHTGERPFPCAFCEKRFGRSSHRNRHQRTHTVTARGSDQRQNDREGAVAVPMLPALDWWEGEGEKRPPLEPHEVWPPTLDPTSPFPWTAKSPGDAWRTMEEKSLGQEAQSLTNPEENWTRLPPQISLN from the exons ATGGAGCAGTATGTGCTGCTGGATCCACGGCAGAGGGCTTTGTACCGGGACGTCATGCAGGAAAGTTATGAGACGCTGATGGCACTTGGTAGGAATACATTTCCTTTTA AATTTCCACTGTCCAAGCCTGAATTGCTGTCCCATTTGGAACAAAGAGATGAAGCAACAGCATTTGACCTGCAGCATCCTAGAGGCAGCCCTCCAG CAGTACCTGAGAGTAAGGAGGaagtgaatcctgtgcaggaagaTCCCACAGGGGCTCAGCCTGTTGCTGAAGCCTCCGAGAGCCTCACAGATATGCCTCAGAGCAATGAGGTCCAAGGTGAAAGCCCTCAAATTCCACCCTCTCCACCATCACCTCTGAACCCCAATGCCTGCCTTGAATGTGGCAGAACCTTCAGCCACAAATCTGCCTTGGCGAAACACCAGAagatccacacgggagagaaaccctatgaatgtgaggagtgcgggaagagcttcatcCAACGCTCAGACCTGACAATTCACCAgagaacccacacaggggagcGGCCGTATCTTTGCCCtgactgtggaaagagcttcgCTGTCAGCTCTACCTTACTGACCCACCAGCGGATCCACGCTCCAGGTGGGGAAAAGCCCAACCGCTGCCCCGAGTGTAGGAAATGCTTCAGCAACGCAACAGCCCTGGAGCGACATCGCAAGAGTCACACCGGAGAAAAGCCCCATAAGTGTCTGGACTGCGGAAAAAGCTTTGCCTGGAGCTCTCACCTAGAGAGGCACCgacggatccacacaggggagaaaccctacaagTGCCACGAATGTGGGAGGGCCTTTGCTTGGAGTTCTCACCTGGACCGCCACATGCGAACACACGCGGTATCGGCGCTGCCAGAGGAAGCCCCGCCCTCCAGGTGCCTGGATTGTGGCAAGCGGGTCAACCACATCACACACCCTCACCGTTTCAAGCACAAAAGTACCCAAACCCCTTTGGAGTACGAAGACGTAGAGGTAACAGAAGAGACTACGGAGGTGGAGGCTGAGCGGCCGTATCCTTGTACAATGTGCAGAAAAGGCTTCAGCCAGAGTTCAAACCTGCTCAGACACCACCAGCGCATGCATACGGGGGAGAAGCTGTACCCGTGCTCAGATTGTGGGCAGAGGTTTAACTGGGGCTCTGCCCTCCTCAAGCACCAGCGGACCCACAGCAAAGGCAAGCCTTACTCCTGTGGAGAATATGCCCAAGTTTCAGAAGACGCCACCTCCTCGGGCAGGCGTCAAATCATCCCCGTCAGTACAAAGAAACCTCACCAGGGCTCTGATTGTAACAGAAGTTTTACGTGGCATTCACACCTAGAGGGTCACCAGGGAATCCATACTGGAGAGAAAACCTACAAGTGTGGGCAACATGGAAGGGGGTTCACTGCGAGCAAACCCTTGGAGAGGCATCGCAGACTTCACACCAGAGGCCGCCTTCATGGCTGTGAAGAGTGTGGGAAGACTTTTTCCTCAGGCAGCGTGGTAGCTGCACACAGGCACCACCGCAACACTAAAGCCAAGCCTCACCAGTGCCCAGAGTGTGGGAAAGGGTTCAGCGCCGCAGCCGTGCTGGAGCGTCACCATCGGCTGCATCGTGGTGAGAAGCCCTATCAGTGTGAGGTCTGTGGGAAAGGATTTGCCTGGAGCTCCCACTTTGACCGCCACCGGCGCTCACACACAGGAGAGAGGCCCTTCCCTTGTGCCTTCTGTGAGAAACGTTTTGGCCGGAGTTCCCACCGCAACCGGCACCAACGCACCCACACCGTCACCGCCAGGGGCTCAGACCAGCGGCAGAACGACCGAGAGGGTGCTGTTGCTGTGCCCATGCTGCCAGCACTCGACtggtgggagggggaaggagaaaagaggccCCCACTGGAGCCACATGAAGTCTGGCCACCCACCTTGGATCCCACCAGCCCCTTCCCATGGACAGCCAAATCTCCTGGTGATGCATGGAGGACCATGGAGGAGAAGAGCCTTGGGCAGGAGGCCCAGAGTTTGACCAATCCTGAAGAAAACTGGACTCGGCTCCCTCCTCAAATTTCCCTCAACTGA
- the LOC110088034 gene encoding uncharacterized protein LOC110088034 isoform X2, which produces MEQYVLLDPRQRALYRDVMQESYETLMALEFPLSKPELLSHLEQRDEATAFDLQHPRGSPPAVPESKEEVNPVQEDPTGAQPVAEASESLTDMPQSNEVQGESPQIPPSPPSPLNPNACLECGRTFSHKSALAKHQKIHTGEKPYECEECGKSFIQRSDLTIHQRTHTGERPYLCPDCGKSFAVSSTLLTHQRIHAPGGEKPNRCPECRKCFSNATALERHRKSHTGEKPHKCLDCGKSFAWSSHLERHRRIHTGEKPYKCHECGRAFAWSSHLDRHMRTHAVSALPEEAPPSRCLDCGKRVNHITHPHRFKHKSTQTPLEYEDVEVTEETTEVEAERPYPCTMCRKGFSQSSNLLRHHQRMHTGEKLYPCSDCGQRFNWGSALLKHQRTHSKGKPYSCGEYAQVSEDATSSGRRQIIPVSTKKPHQGSDCNRSFTWHSHLEGHQGIHTGEKTYKCGQHGRGFTASKPLERHRRLHTRGRLHGCEECGKTFSSGSVVAAHRHHRNTKAKPHQCPECGKGFSAAAVLERHHRLHRGEKPYQCEVCGKGFAWSSHFDRHRRSHTGERPFPCAFCEKRFGRSSHRNRHQRTHTVTARGSDQRQNDREGAVAVPMLPALDWWEGEGEKRPPLEPHEVWPPTLDPTSPFPWTAKSPGDAWRTMEEKSLGQEAQSLTNPEENWTRLPPQISLN; this is translated from the exons ATGGAGCAGTATGTGCTGCTGGATCCACGGCAGAGGGCTTTGTACCGGGACGTCATGCAGGAAAGTTATGAGACGCTGATGGCACTTG AATTTCCACTGTCCAAGCCTGAATTGCTGTCCCATTTGGAACAAAGAGATGAAGCAACAGCATTTGACCTGCAGCATCCTAGAGGCAGCCCTCCAG CAGTACCTGAGAGTAAGGAGGaagtgaatcctgtgcaggaagaTCCCACAGGGGCTCAGCCTGTTGCTGAAGCCTCCGAGAGCCTCACAGATATGCCTCAGAGCAATGAGGTCCAAGGTGAAAGCCCTCAAATTCCACCCTCTCCACCATCACCTCTGAACCCCAATGCCTGCCTTGAATGTGGCAGAACCTTCAGCCACAAATCTGCCTTGGCGAAACACCAGAagatccacacgggagagaaaccctatgaatgtgaggagtgcgggaagagcttcatcCAACGCTCAGACCTGACAATTCACCAgagaacccacacaggggagcGGCCGTATCTTTGCCCtgactgtggaaagagcttcgCTGTCAGCTCTACCTTACTGACCCACCAGCGGATCCACGCTCCAGGTGGGGAAAAGCCCAACCGCTGCCCCGAGTGTAGGAAATGCTTCAGCAACGCAACAGCCCTGGAGCGACATCGCAAGAGTCACACCGGAGAAAAGCCCCATAAGTGTCTGGACTGCGGAAAAAGCTTTGCCTGGAGCTCTCACCTAGAGAGGCACCgacggatccacacaggggagaaaccctacaagTGCCACGAATGTGGGAGGGCCTTTGCTTGGAGTTCTCACCTGGACCGCCACATGCGAACACACGCGGTATCGGCGCTGCCAGAGGAAGCCCCGCCCTCCAGGTGCCTGGATTGTGGCAAGCGGGTCAACCACATCACACACCCTCACCGTTTCAAGCACAAAAGTACCCAAACCCCTTTGGAGTACGAAGACGTAGAGGTAACAGAAGAGACTACGGAGGTGGAGGCTGAGCGGCCGTATCCTTGTACAATGTGCAGAAAAGGCTTCAGCCAGAGTTCAAACCTGCTCAGACACCACCAGCGCATGCATACGGGGGAGAAGCTGTACCCGTGCTCAGATTGTGGGCAGAGGTTTAACTGGGGCTCTGCCCTCCTCAAGCACCAGCGGACCCACAGCAAAGGCAAGCCTTACTCCTGTGGAGAATATGCCCAAGTTTCAGAAGACGCCACCTCCTCGGGCAGGCGTCAAATCATCCCCGTCAGTACAAAGAAACCTCACCAGGGCTCTGATTGTAACAGAAGTTTTACGTGGCATTCACACCTAGAGGGTCACCAGGGAATCCATACTGGAGAGAAAACCTACAAGTGTGGGCAACATGGAAGGGGGTTCACTGCGAGCAAACCCTTGGAGAGGCATCGCAGACTTCACACCAGAGGCCGCCTTCATGGCTGTGAAGAGTGTGGGAAGACTTTTTCCTCAGGCAGCGTGGTAGCTGCACACAGGCACCACCGCAACACTAAAGCCAAGCCTCACCAGTGCCCAGAGTGTGGGAAAGGGTTCAGCGCCGCAGCCGTGCTGGAGCGTCACCATCGGCTGCATCGTGGTGAGAAGCCCTATCAGTGTGAGGTCTGTGGGAAAGGATTTGCCTGGAGCTCCCACTTTGACCGCCACCGGCGCTCACACACAGGAGAGAGGCCCTTCCCTTGTGCCTTCTGTGAGAAACGTTTTGGCCGGAGTTCCCACCGCAACCGGCACCAACGCACCCACACCGTCACCGCCAGGGGCTCAGACCAGCGGCAGAACGACCGAGAGGGTGCTGTTGCTGTGCCCATGCTGCCAGCACTCGACtggtgggagggggaaggagaaaagaggccCCCACTGGAGCCACATGAAGTCTGGCCACCCACCTTGGATCCCACCAGCCCCTTCCCATGGACAGCCAAATCTCCTGGTGATGCATGGAGGACCATGGAGGAGAAGAGCCTTGGGCAGGAGGCCCAGAGTTTGACCAATCCTGAAGAAAACTGGACTCGGCTCCCTCCTCAAATTTCCCTCAACTGA